The Pseudarthrobacter sulfonivorans genome includes a window with the following:
- a CDS encoding alpha/beta fold hydrolase has translation MSGRHTGEMHSHTVEGTDPQLFVEVHDPQNDAGLRPVLLLHGFSSSSKLNWHDTGWVAALLEAGRRVITVDLPGHGRSGAPEDMDSYSPSRIRADLLQIAFDAGVRPLHDGDPTSGMDVVGYSLGARLAWEFGATQPEIVHRLVLGGPNIADPLAAFDLIAAQNYLADGTPIADESTAGLLKMAMLLPSNNIFALLSLVDAIKAEPFDPAEAVPHMPMLLVAGDQDERAATMPQLAELGIRAGSMAEQLTLPGRNHTNAITSRAFKQGAIAFLGV, from the coding sequence ATGAGCGGCAGGCACACCGGCGAGATGCATTCCCACACCGTTGAGGGCACGGACCCTCAACTTTTTGTGGAGGTGCACGACCCCCAGAACGACGCCGGACTGCGCCCTGTGCTGCTGCTGCACGGCTTCTCCTCTTCCAGCAAGCTCAACTGGCATGACACCGGCTGGGTGGCGGCCCTGCTGGAGGCTGGCCGCCGCGTCATCACCGTGGACCTGCCAGGACACGGCCGCAGCGGCGCCCCCGAAGACATGGACTCCTACTCCCCCAGCCGGATCCGCGCAGATCTGCTGCAGATAGCGTTCGACGCCGGCGTGCGGCCATTGCACGACGGTGACCCCACCAGCGGGATGGACGTTGTGGGCTATTCCTTGGGCGCCCGGCTCGCCTGGGAATTCGGCGCCACCCAGCCCGAGATCGTCCACCGCCTGGTCCTGGGCGGACCGAACATCGCCGATCCGCTGGCAGCCTTTGACCTCATCGCCGCCCAGAACTACCTCGCAGACGGAACCCCCATCGCGGACGAGTCAACGGCCGGCCTGCTCAAGATGGCCATGCTCCTGCCGAGCAACAACATCTTCGCGCTGCTGTCCCTTGTGGATGCCATCAAGGCCGAGCCCTTCGATCCTGCCGAAGCCGTTCCCCACATGCCGATGCTTCTTGTGGCCGGCGACCAGGATGAACGTGCGGCCACCATGCCCCAGCTCGCCGAACTCGGAATCCGGGCAGGGTCCATGGCTGAACAGCTGACGTTGCCCGGGCGAAACCACACCAACGCCATCACCAGCCGCGCATTCAAACAGGGCGCCATCGCTTTCCTGGGGGTCTGA
- a CDS encoding phosphoribosyltransferase — protein MSTRFEDRTDAGERLAAVLTQFRERPDTIILGLARGGIPVAAAAAKALYLPLGAVLVRKLGIPGHDETAFGALAWSGGRIVRLLNRPLITRILDHGVRREWLDEVEKRERAELLRRAATYPGINNDLTGQTVLLLDDGLATGATMRAAAEAARSGGAARVVAAAPVGSVEAYTAVSRVCDAVLCLHLPGKFRAVGSFYRHFEQLADEDAISLLNQ, from the coding sequence ATGAGCACGCGTTTTGAAGACCGCACCGATGCCGGTGAACGGCTGGCGGCGGTGCTCACGCAGTTCCGGGAACGCCCCGACACCATCATCCTGGGGCTGGCCCGCGGCGGCATCCCTGTGGCCGCCGCGGCTGCCAAGGCCCTGTACCTGCCACTCGGCGCCGTTCTGGTCCGGAAACTCGGCATCCCCGGCCACGACGAAACAGCGTTCGGTGCGCTGGCCTGGTCGGGAGGCCGGATAGTGCGCCTGCTCAACCGCCCCCTGATCACCCGCATTCTGGACCACGGCGTCCGCCGGGAGTGGCTGGACGAAGTGGAGAAACGCGAGAGGGCCGAGCTGCTCCGCAGGGCCGCGACTTACCCGGGGATCAACAACGACCTCACCGGTCAAACAGTTCTACTGCTCGACGACGGCCTGGCCACCGGAGCCACCATGCGCGCTGCCGCCGAGGCAGCCCGTTCCGGTGGTGCGGCACGCGTCGTCGCCGCAGCGCCGGTGGGTTCGGTGGAAGCCTACACGGCCGTGTCCCGCGTGTGCGACGCCGTGCTGTGCCTGCATCTGCCGGGCAAGTTCCGCGCCGTGGGCAGCTTCTACCGGCACTTCGAACAATTGGCTGATGAGGACGCCATCAGCCTGCTGAACCAGTAG
- a CDS encoding MFS transporter: MTETSRVDSEAGPSSKHEERKVLAATLVGTTIEWYDFFIFAQLTGTLLSPLFLAPLNESNPGLAQILSFALIGISFLFRPLGAVVAGHLGDRLGRKAMLVFTLLMMGAATSMIGMLPTYAQIGVWAPILLIILRIAQGFSAGGEWGGAALMAVEHAPKSRRGVFGAYPQIGVPVGMILATGLLFILNSNMSKEDFASWGWRVPFLLSIVLIVVGYLIRRAVAESPVFQEMAARKAESRAPLSELIRSHKRPVLYSTMIFIANNAAGYLLIAFFISYATRTLKMPVPEILLATTLASFGWLIFTLAGGWLSDRIGRVKTFLIGYAIIFVWMIPMFALIDTRNIWLYGVALFVLTIGLGLSYGPMSAMYAEMFPANVRYSGISIGYAFGAILGGAFAATIAETLLQSTKWTGSIGIYIMILCVISAVGVLLAKETKGNPLGVSSHH; encoded by the coding sequence ATGACCGAAACTTCACGCGTCGATTCCGAGGCGGGCCCGAGCAGCAAGCACGAGGAACGCAAGGTCCTCGCAGCAACGCTGGTCGGCACCACCATCGAGTGGTACGACTTCTTCATCTTCGCGCAACTGACGGGTACCCTGCTGTCCCCGCTGTTCCTGGCTCCGCTGAACGAATCCAATCCGGGCCTGGCCCAGATCCTGTCCTTCGCGCTGATCGGCATCAGCTTCCTGTTCCGCCCGCTGGGTGCAGTGGTTGCCGGCCACCTTGGTGACCGGCTCGGACGCAAGGCCATGCTGGTCTTCACCCTCCTGATGATGGGCGCAGCCACCTCTATGATCGGCATGCTGCCGACCTACGCGCAGATCGGCGTCTGGGCCCCCATCCTGCTGATCATCCTCCGCATTGCCCAGGGCTTCTCCGCCGGCGGTGAATGGGGCGGCGCTGCCCTGATGGCAGTGGAGCACGCCCCCAAGAGCCGGCGCGGCGTGTTCGGCGCGTACCCGCAGATCGGCGTCCCGGTCGGCATGATCCTGGCCACCGGCCTGCTCTTCATACTCAACTCGAACATGTCTAAGGAAGATTTTGCTTCGTGGGGCTGGCGGGTTCCGTTCCTGCTGTCCATTGTGCTGATTGTGGTGGGATACCTGATCCGGCGTGCCGTGGCCGAGAGCCCCGTCTTCCAGGAGATGGCGGCCCGAAAGGCCGAAAGCAGGGCGCCGCTCAGCGAGCTCATTCGTAGCCACAAGAGGCCAGTCCTCTACTCGACCATGATCTTCATCGCCAACAATGCCGCTGGCTACCTGTTGATCGCTTTCTTCATCTCCTACGCCACCAGGACGCTGAAGATGCCGGTCCCGGAAATCCTGCTCGCCACCACCCTCGCCTCCTTCGGCTGGCTGATCTTCACGCTCGCCGGCGGCTGGCTCTCAGACCGGATCGGCCGGGTCAAGACGTTCCTGATCGGGTATGCGATCATCTTCGTCTGGATGATCCCGATGTTTGCCCTGATCGACACCAGGAACATCTGGCTTTACGGCGTGGCGCTCTTCGTCCTGACCATTGGACTCGGTCTCTCCTACGGCCCCATGTCGGCGATGTACGCCGAGATGTTCCCGGCCAATGTCCGCTACTCGGGCATCTCCATCGGGTACGCGTTCGGTGCGATCCTGGGTGGTGCTTTCGCCGCAACCATTGCCGAGACTCTGCTGCAGAGCACCAAATGGACCGGATCCATCGGCATCTACATCATGATCCTGTGCGTGATTTCGGCTGTCGGGGTTTTGCTTGCCAAGGAGACGAAGGGCAACCCGCTGGGCGTCAGCAGCCACCACTAA
- a CDS encoding Lrp/AsnC family transcriptional regulator, whose protein sequence is MNVDTLDATIVRFFTDSPRGSVLEASRVLGVARATVQSRLDRMTEAGVISSWVPRPDPAKFGFPVVAFCSLTINQDLGHGAVAEALAPIPELIEVHTVSGSSDLMARIAARSNPDLQRVLDAMIATRTVLRASSVIVLNTHFQGRTLKLLEAAAARQSE, encoded by the coding sequence ATGAACGTGGATACCCTCGATGCCACAATTGTCCGATTCTTTACCGACAGTCCGAGGGGCTCGGTGCTGGAGGCCTCGAGGGTTCTGGGCGTTGCCCGCGCCACCGTCCAGTCGAGGCTGGACAGGATGACGGAGGCCGGCGTGATCAGCTCGTGGGTGCCCCGGCCTGACCCCGCCAAGTTCGGCTTCCCTGTGGTGGCCTTCTGCTCGCTGACCATCAACCAGGACCTGGGCCACGGTGCAGTGGCCGAGGCGCTGGCCCCGATCCCGGAACTGATCGAGGTCCACACCGTTTCCGGCAGTTCGGACCTTATGGCGAGGATCGCCGCGCGGTCCAATCCGGACCTGCAGCGTGTTCTGGATGCGATGATCGCCACCAGGACCGTGCTCCGCGCGTCGTCCGTGATTGTCCTCAACACCCATTTCCAGGGCAGGACGCTGAAGCTGCTCGAAGCCGCGGCCGCCAGGCAGTCGGAGTAA
- a CDS encoding NUDIX hydrolase, whose protein sequence is MYSSSANVAERATAAPSLAISTVIFALRPSESSGRPTLWLPLVRRIREPYKDLWALPGGPLTHVESLQDAASRNLRETTGLTPSYLEQLYAFGGLHRSPTQRVVSIVYWALVQPTEAALADESENVKWFRADKVGDLAFDHNAIVEYALRRLRNKLAYGSVAYHFLGEYFTLAQVREVYEAVLDTRLDPANFRRQLKSTPEIEETGEYLQGGKHRPPRLYRFTGRPGLDPDNRSTP, encoded by the coding sequence GTGTACAGCAGCTCAGCGAACGTCGCCGAACGGGCCACCGCTGCACCCTCGCTCGCGATCTCCACCGTCATCTTCGCCCTGCGGCCCAGCGAGTCCTCCGGCCGGCCTACGCTCTGGCTTCCCCTGGTCCGCAGGATTCGCGAGCCGTACAAGGACCTTTGGGCCCTTCCGGGCGGACCGCTGACGCACGTTGAATCCCTGCAGGATGCCGCGTCCCGGAACCTCCGGGAAACCACCGGACTGACGCCGAGCTACCTGGAGCAGCTCTACGCGTTCGGCGGGCTGCACCGCTCACCCACCCAGCGCGTGGTGTCGATCGTGTACTGGGCGCTGGTTCAGCCCACCGAGGCCGCCCTGGCCGACGAATCGGAGAACGTGAAGTGGTTCCGGGCAGACAAGGTGGGGGACCTGGCCTTCGATCACAACGCCATTGTTGAGTACGCGCTCCGGCGCCTGCGGAACAAGCTGGCCTACGGTTCCGTGGCCTACCACTTCCTGGGGGAGTACTTCACGCTCGCCCAGGTCCGGGAAGTTTATGAAGCCGTCCTGGACACCCGGCTGGACCCGGCCAACTTCCGCCGCCAGCTCAAATCCACGCCGGAGATCGAAGAAACCGGCGAATACCTCCAGGGCGGCAAGCACCGCCCGCCACGTCTTTACCGCTTCACCGGCCGTCCCGGCCTTGACCCCGATAACAGGAGCACACCATGA
- the nadA gene encoding quinolinate synthase NadA, producing the protein MSSVNTAIQLITREQAESAARSAAAGKTAATCSPALAKGPWEYDLAEALAGAPAYGPGASSADVAPAATPRQGQLPEEYKLASDAELDVRIRAAKKKLGDRAVILGHFYQRDEVIQYADFVGDSFQLANAALTRPDAEAIIFCGVHFMAETADILSTPEQAVILPNLAAGCSMADMADTDSVEECWEQLEEIFGTEADAEGRVPVIPVTYMNSSAALKAFCGRNGGIVCTSSNAKVVLEWAFERGQRVLFFPDQHLGRNTAKAMGVPLEQMPMWNPRKELGGNDEQALLDSRVILWHGFCSVHKRFNVGQIEKARAEFPGVNVIVHPECPMEVVDAADSAGSTDFIKKAIAAATEPTTFAIGTEVNMVNRLAAEYPQHSIFCLDPVICPCSTMYRIHPGYLAWVLEELVEGRIVNRISVDDSVQDNAKTALERMLASRPL; encoded by the coding sequence ATGAGCAGCGTCAACACAGCCATCCAGCTGATCACGCGCGAACAAGCCGAAAGCGCGGCCCGAAGCGCGGCAGCAGGCAAAACAGCGGCCACCTGCAGCCCGGCGCTCGCCAAGGGCCCGTGGGAATACGACCTTGCCGAAGCCCTCGCGGGTGCCCCTGCCTACGGACCCGGCGCCTCCAGCGCGGACGTTGCCCCGGCCGCCACGCCGCGCCAGGGCCAGCTTCCGGAGGAATACAAGCTCGCCAGCGATGCCGAGCTCGATGTCCGTATCCGCGCGGCCAAGAAAAAGCTCGGGGACCGGGCAGTGATCCTGGGCCACTTCTACCAGCGCGACGAAGTCATCCAGTACGCCGACTTTGTGGGCGACTCCTTCCAGCTGGCCAACGCCGCCCTCACTCGGCCCGACGCTGAGGCCATCATCTTCTGCGGCGTGCACTTCATGGCCGAGACCGCGGACATCCTCTCCACCCCGGAACAGGCCGTCATCCTGCCCAACCTCGCTGCCGGCTGCTCCATGGCGGACATGGCGGACACCGACTCCGTGGAGGAGTGCTGGGAACAGCTCGAAGAGATTTTCGGTACCGAGGCCGACGCCGAGGGGCGGGTTCCGGTCATTCCTGTCACCTACATGAATTCCTCCGCCGCCCTGAAGGCTTTCTGCGGCCGGAACGGCGGCATCGTCTGCACCTCCTCCAACGCCAAAGTGGTCCTGGAATGGGCCTTCGAACGGGGCCAACGGGTCCTCTTCTTCCCCGACCAGCACCTGGGCCGCAACACCGCCAAAGCCATGGGTGTGCCGCTGGAGCAGATGCCCATGTGGAACCCGCGCAAGGAACTGGGCGGCAACGACGAACAGGCCCTGCTCGATTCCCGCGTGATCCTCTGGCACGGCTTCTGCTCGGTCCACAAGCGCTTCAACGTCGGGCAGATCGAAAAGGCCCGCGCCGAGTTCCCCGGCGTCAACGTGATTGTGCACCCCGAGTGCCCCATGGAGGTGGTGGACGCCGCCGATTCCGCCGGCTCCACCGACTTCATCAAGAAGGCCATCGCAGCCGCCACCGAACCGACCACTTTCGCGATCGGCACGGAAGTCAACATGGTGAACCGGCTCGCGGCCGAGTACCCCCAGCACTCCATCTTCTGCCTGGACCCGGTGATCTGCCCCTGCTCCACGATGTACCGCATCCACCCCGGCTACCTCGCCTGGGTCCTGGAGGAACTCGTCGAAGGCCGCATCGTCAACCGCATCAGCGTGGACGATTCCGTCCAGGACAACGCCAAGACCGCGCTCGAGCGCATGCTCGCATCGCGTCCGCTGTAG
- a CDS encoding IclR family transcriptional regulator codes for MTPTAVPAGAAQASPSQTLSRGIRALEILAAAETPLTIAELADAMGVHRSVAYRILRTLEDHSLLVRDDAGRVQPGPGLAVLARGVARNLQTAALPELTQLANALTMSAFVAVWDRDDCVTLVTVDPRHTGAAIVQHPGSRHPISAGAPGIAIQSAYSEAEWHTAAPGIPYRPEAGTARQLGFAASHDEVIAGVSSVAVPVRVPAGRPAALAVVYIRAAQNPDEIAAALMASAARIEAQLG; via the coding sequence ATGACGCCCACCGCAGTCCCCGCCGGAGCAGCTCAGGCTTCGCCTTCCCAGACCCTGTCGCGCGGAATCCGGGCGCTGGAAATCCTGGCGGCCGCGGAGACTCCCTTGACCATTGCGGAACTTGCCGACGCCATGGGGGTTCACCGTTCCGTGGCCTACCGGATCCTGCGGACCCTGGAGGACCACTCCTTGCTGGTGCGCGATGACGCGGGCAGAGTCCAGCCGGGGCCCGGGCTGGCTGTCCTGGCGCGGGGGGTTGCCCGCAACCTGCAGACGGCGGCCCTGCCGGAGCTGACGCAACTCGCCAACGCCCTAACTATGAGTGCCTTTGTGGCGGTCTGGGACCGCGATGACTGTGTCACGCTGGTTACCGTGGACCCGCGGCATACCGGTGCCGCCATTGTCCAACATCCCGGCTCCCGGCATCCCATCAGCGCGGGTGCCCCCGGCATTGCGATCCAGTCCGCCTATTCAGAGGCTGAGTGGCATACGGCTGCCCCGGGAATCCCTTACCGGCCCGAGGCGGGAACCGCGCGGCAGCTGGGCTTTGCCGCCAGCCACGATGAGGTCATCGCCGGCGTCTCTTCCGTGGCAGTTCCGGTCAGGGTCCCTGCCGGCCGGCCAGCCGCGCTGGCCGTCGTCTATATCCGGGCAGCCCAGAATCCGGACGAAATCGCCGCTGCCCTGATGGCGAGTGCCGCACGCATAGAGGCCCAGCTGGGCTGA
- a CDS encoding serine hydrolase: MHDPSQPRARRTIAALRRRSALVAAAGFLAVVLIAAAYVLAPARPVQGAASRTSIGIDTFASSAPIDAGLDAAIDAIIGANSQYQVGVALMATDGGDVHQYGVEEPFEAASTAKILTAAAYYHLVEEGSASLDDRLGAFASEFQIQAMVQDSNNESWSLLMDAVGLSELSEYAASIDVTYDPEVNTLSTAEMAHILAELFEGRLLDQEHTEQLLSYMQDTNYENLIPAAVPDGVTVFHKYGLLDDELHDAAILSMSSGSYVLVVFTKGADLSDIPERTVVIQEITKAVTAALS; encoded by the coding sequence ATGCACGATCCTTCCCAGCCGCGCGCCCGCCGCACGATCGCCGCCCTACGCCGCCGTTCCGCCCTGGTGGCTGCCGCCGGTTTCCTTGCCGTGGTCCTGATCGCTGCCGCCTACGTGCTGGCGCCTGCCCGGCCCGTGCAGGGTGCGGCATCGCGCACATCAATTGGCATCGACACCTTTGCAAGCTCCGCTCCGATTGACGCGGGCCTGGACGCAGCCATCGATGCCATCATCGGCGCCAACAGCCAGTACCAGGTGGGTGTTGCGCTGATGGCTACAGACGGCGGGGACGTGCACCAGTACGGCGTAGAGGAACCGTTCGAGGCAGCGAGCACGGCCAAGATCCTGACCGCCGCGGCCTATTACCACCTCGTGGAGGAGGGTTCAGCGTCCCTCGATGATCGGCTGGGCGCGTTCGCTTCGGAGTTCCAGATCCAGGCGATGGTCCAGGACAGCAACAACGAATCGTGGAGCCTGCTGATGGACGCCGTGGGCCTTTCCGAACTTTCGGAGTACGCCGCCTCCATCGACGTCACGTATGACCCCGAGGTGAATACGCTTTCGACCGCCGAGATGGCCCATATCCTGGCGGAACTGTTCGAGGGCCGGCTCCTGGACCAGGAGCATACGGAGCAGCTCCTGTCCTACATGCAGGACACCAACTACGAAAACCTCATTCCGGCCGCAGTTCCGGACGGCGTCACCGTCTTCCACAAATACGGGCTGCTCGATGACGAACTCCACGACGCCGCCATCCTCTCGATGTCCTCCGGCAGCTACGTGCTGGTGGTTTTCACGAAGGGTGCCGACCTGAGCGACATCCCTGAACGGACGGTGGTGATCCAGGAAATCACCAAGGCTGTTACCGCCGCCCTCTCGTAA
- a CDS encoding MFS transporter, with product MSSLPASLEAPLAPDIAPASAATASAALAPPTGRFARLPHLAGRSFIPLGLFARLPLAMLTVGALTLVTSVTGSYALGGTAAGAVGIGSALGAPVFGALADRRGQRPVLLVAAVLNTLAVLALIGTAWAAPEAGSFPVAVIAAAFLAGASCPQVGPLARVRWMALTSRGKGAKGGRDLDTALSYEGTADELTFVLGPALVGILASLVAPWLPLALAAAMTITLVPAFAVHSTHKAVPLNRGSAASRKAARIPAVVALPVLAMVAMGTFFGSAQTALSSFSASFATSEIAGLLYAVMGLSSAAAALSVAYWPQRFTPAARWLVSAALMTMLALLLLVPGSLGGMIAVLLVLGLPVGPVMVTVFAIGGLVAPAEKLGTVMTALASGIVAGTALGAAVGGQLAQAHGYHAAFLVPVIAAGGLLVLGAAAAVILRKRH from the coding sequence ATGTCCTCCCTGCCCGCTTCCCTGGAAGCGCCTCTCGCTCCTGACATTGCGCCTGCCTCCGCTGCAACAGCCTCCGCTGCGCTGGCTCCGCCCACCGGGCGGTTCGCCAGGCTCCCGCACCTCGCAGGCCGCAGCTTTATCCCCCTGGGCCTGTTCGCCCGGCTGCCCTTGGCCATGCTTACTGTCGGCGCCCTGACGCTTGTTACCTCCGTGACCGGCTCCTACGCGCTGGGTGGCACTGCGGCCGGTGCTGTGGGGATCGGCTCGGCCCTCGGCGCCCCGGTTTTTGGTGCCCTCGCAGACCGCAGGGGGCAGCGGCCCGTACTCCTGGTGGCGGCGGTGCTCAACACTTTGGCTGTCCTGGCCCTGATCGGGACGGCTTGGGCTGCGCCCGAAGCCGGGTCTTTTCCCGTGGCCGTGATCGCCGCCGCATTCCTTGCCGGGGCCAGTTGCCCGCAGGTAGGGCCGCTGGCCAGGGTGCGCTGGATGGCGCTCACTTCGCGGGGCAAGGGAGCGAAGGGCGGCAGGGATTTGGACACCGCCCTGTCGTACGAAGGCACGGCTGATGAGCTGACGTTCGTGCTGGGACCGGCTCTGGTGGGTATCCTGGCCAGCCTGGTGGCCCCTTGGCTGCCGTTGGCCCTGGCCGCAGCCATGACCATCACGCTGGTGCCCGCCTTTGCCGTGCACTCCACGCACAAGGCGGTTCCCCTGAACCGGGGCTCCGCAGCTTCGCGCAAGGCAGCGAGGATTCCCGCCGTCGTCGCACTGCCCGTCCTGGCGATGGTGGCCATGGGCACTTTCTTCGGGTCCGCCCAGACGGCTTTGAGCTCCTTCTCCGCCAGTTTCGCCACCTCGGAAATCGCCGGACTGCTGTATGCGGTCATGGGACTGAGTTCGGCCGCCGCAGCCCTGTCCGTGGCGTACTGGCCCCAGCGCTTCACTCCCGCCGCCCGGTGGCTGGTCAGCGCGGCACTCATGACAATGCTCGCGTTGCTGCTTCTGGTGCCCGGATCGTTGGGCGGCATGATTGCGGTGCTTCTGGTCCTGGGATTGCCCGTGGGCCCCGTGATGGTCACAGTCTTCGCGATCGGAGGCCTGGTGGCGCCGGCGGAAAAGCTGGGCACTGTGATGACAGCTCTGGCAAGCGGGATCGTGGCGGGTACCGCACTGGGGGCCGCCGTTGGTGGCCAGCTGGCGCAGGCCCACGGCTACCACGCCGCCTTCCTTGTGCCTGTGATTGCCGCCGGCGGCCTACTGGTGCTTGGTGCCGCGGCCGCCGTCATTCTCCGCAAACGCCACTGA
- a CDS encoding amino acid permease, which translates to MTSKSTAVRPESHLGHTMKPRQLTMMGLGSAIGAGLFLGSGAGIQAAGPAVLISYLVAGTLIILVMWALGEMAAANPTSGAFSVYAERALGKTAGATVGWLWWLQLVVVIAAEALGAAGLLFSVWPAIPVWALALTFMVVFTAINLTGVKNFGEFEFWFAILKVAAIVAFLAVGAALLLGLLPDVASPGLANITTDFAPAGLGGVATALFVVIFAFGGTEIVAVAAAETEDPEHSVGKAIRTVLWRILVFYIGSVFVIAAVLPVSSEGLASPFAGVLDAARIPGAGTAITLVAVVALLSALNANLYGASRMVYSLAERGEAPRFLARLSGASVPMLAVGVSVAFGFFATVLELLFPDRILPALFQLVGSTCLVVWGTALVSQLILRRRADREGAELPLRMKGFPGLTICGLVLLGLIFAIGFSAESSRGQLLSTFVLVACLAAACWLGARLTTRDRQPK; encoded by the coding sequence ATGACATCGAAGTCCACGGCAGTGCGGCCGGAATCCCACCTCGGCCACACCATGAAACCCCGGCAGCTCACCATGATGGGACTGGGCAGCGCCATCGGCGCCGGCCTGTTCCTGGGTTCGGGGGCCGGAATCCAGGCCGCGGGGCCTGCCGTGCTGATCTCGTACCTGGTCGCCGGGACGCTCATCATCCTGGTGATGTGGGCACTGGGCGAAATGGCCGCTGCGAATCCCACCAGCGGCGCGTTCTCCGTCTACGCCGAGCGGGCGCTCGGAAAAACCGCCGGCGCCACCGTGGGCTGGCTGTGGTGGCTCCAGCTGGTGGTGGTCATCGCCGCGGAAGCACTCGGCGCCGCGGGCCTGCTGTTTTCGGTCTGGCCGGCTATCCCCGTCTGGGCCCTGGCCCTGACCTTCATGGTCGTGTTTACGGCCATCAACCTCACGGGCGTCAAAAACTTCGGCGAGTTCGAATTCTGGTTCGCCATCCTGAAGGTTGCCGCCATTGTGGCGTTCCTGGCGGTGGGGGCGGCCCTGCTGCTGGGCCTCCTGCCCGACGTAGCTTCGCCCGGACTCGCGAACATCACCACTGATTTTGCTCCCGCCGGGCTTGGCGGAGTCGCCACGGCATTGTTCGTGGTGATCTTTGCCTTCGGCGGAACCGAGATCGTGGCCGTGGCCGCCGCGGAAACGGAGGACCCGGAGCACAGCGTGGGCAAGGCGATCCGGACGGTGTTGTGGCGCATCCTGGTCTTCTACATCGGGTCGGTTTTTGTCATCGCGGCCGTCCTGCCGGTCTCCTCCGAAGGACTCGCCTCGCCATTTGCCGGCGTGCTCGACGCGGCCCGGATCCCGGGCGCCGGCACGGCGATCACCCTCGTTGCCGTCGTCGCACTTCTCTCTGCACTGAACGCCAACCTCTACGGCGCGTCCCGCATGGTGTACTCGCTCGCCGAACGCGGCGAGGCTCCCCGGTTCCTGGCCAGGCTCAGCGGCGCCAGCGTGCCCATGCTGGCGGTGGGCGTGTCCGTGGCGTTTGGTTTCTTCGCCACGGTTCTGGAGCTGCTGTTCCCGGACCGGATCCTGCCGGCCTTGTTCCAGCTGGTCGGATCCACGTGCCTGGTGGTCTGGGGCACGGCCCTTGTTTCGCAGCTGATCCTCCGGCGCCGGGCGGACCGGGAAGGTGCCGAACTTCCGCTGCGGATGAAGGGTTTCCCGGGCCTGACTATCTGCGGATTGGTCCTCCTGGGCCTGATCTTCGCCATCGGGTTCAGCGCGGAAAGCAGCCGCGGACAGCTGCTGAGCACGTTCGTTCTGGTTGCCTGCCTCGCGGCGGCCTGCTGGCTCGGTGCCCGGCTCACCACCCGCGATCGCCAACCAAAGTAA